The following DNA comes from Sinorhizobium mexicanum.
CGATTTTCGGGCCGATGCGCTACAGCGCCGCGCGTCTTTTCAGACGCGCAAAGGACGCTGTAGCACTTTGAATTGCTGCATGTCTTTGTCCTTTAATCGGCTACGATTAAAGGCGACATGCAGTAGACGCGGAGGGTAAGAATCGGTTCTTGAAGCGGTCGCCGTTCCCCGCATCGCCTGCGTCGTTTGGGAAGACGAGAAAACCGCACGCTGTTTCCGCTCGCATCCCGCGCTCCAGCCTGATAAAATCAATCACGAGGCGCACCGGTACCGGGCGCTTCGCTCTATACTGCATGGACACATGATGGCCGTTAGGCCCCAGATTTTTTATTTCAGATTTTATTATATTAGATCAACGTTTTATTGGTCGGTATCGCGTATACCGCCTCAGAGAGGCGAAGATGACAATAGATGTTATTGGCTATTCTAGAGAATTTAAGAAAATTCGAAAAAATTGGAACCGGGTATATCTTTCAGATCCAGAATCTCATCCTTTACTCTCCTGGTCCTGGCTGAACGAATACTTGTCCAGGCGGGAACAATGGTTCATTCTGGCCTTCGGGCAGGAGCAGACTGACCATCGCTACGACGCTTTTCTGCCGCTGGAGGTTACGACTCTCCAGGATGACGACACGGGGCTTTTCTCAGACCAGCTTCTGATGATCGGCAATCGCGACAGCGGCGAGAGTGGCTTTCTCTGCATGCCCGGCCTGGAGAACGCGGCGGCGGACGCCTTCGCCGGCTTCCTCATGAGCGAAAGTTGGACGAGCATGCGGTTCGAACGTTGCGAGCCCTCTTCCGCCAGGCTCGAACACTTGCTGCAGGCGTTTCCCGACGGGCCGCTTTCCCGAAGCTCCGAGGATCGAGCGAGAGGCGAGATCGACAAGGGTCCGGTTCACAGCGTGCTCATTAGAACCCGGACGGGCCGAAACCTGCATGACAGGCTGAACCGCCGCAGCGTCGGCTTCGTGTTCGAGCGGGCGATGGCGCTGCATGCCGAGGGCAAGCTCGACGTGGCGGAAGCGGGATATCGTCAAGTGATCCGTACCATCCCCGGCCATGTGCAGGCCCGCTACGCACTTGCGCAGCTCTACAGCGACAGGGGCGACCACGCCGAGGCGGAATATCTCTATCGCGGGCTGTTAGCGACGCTTCCCGACGCCGACGAAATCCTTCATCGGCTTGGCGACACGCAAATGGAGCAGGGCTCCTATGGCGAGGCAAGCAAAACCTTCGAGAAGCTCGTTGGGCGGCACCCCCATCGGGGTATCCTGCGCTACAAGCTCGCGGTCACGCTTCTGGCCGCCGGACGCAGAGATACTGCCATTGCAGTCTTTCTCAGTTTCGACGAGGTCGCGTCCGACGACTCGGACCACATTCGCTGCAAGCTGAAGGCACGCGAGGTCCTGCGCCGTCTGGAACCCGTCTGCGGCATGGAGGAGCAGTCGGAGGTGCAACAGCAGCGGATTTCCTTCGAGCCGACCGGCCTGCTGTTTGGCTATTCGGTTCCGGTCGCCGTGCCTTCGGCGCGCTTCCAGACACTTGCGCCGTGGTTGCTCGAGCCTTCTCTTCCCAGCGGCGCCTGGGCACACCTGCACGCCAGATCGGGCGATCGCGACTGCAAGTGCTCGAGGCTGAAGCATTAATGCATGTCGCCTACTGCATGTCGCCTTTAATCGTAGCCGATTAAAGGACAAAGACATGCAGCAATTCAAAGTGCTACAGCGTCCTTTGCGCGTCTGAAAAGACGCGCGGCGCTGTAGGAGTCTGCAGCGGTTTGGGGCAACGACATGCTTACAGAGATCTGAAGCGCGTTAAGCCGTTCGGCGAACGACGCCGAATGGCTGTTTCCTACCCGACCCAGACCTTTAAGGTTGTAGGTAAAATGGCGACTCCTGGGCGCGAAGCTGACTTGCGGGGGCCCCCGCAATTTTCTCCTTAAATCGGTCGCGATTTAAGGAAATGCAGTAGGCCATACAAACCCGATTCCGTGGGAGCTTTTCGTGGCCACTTCTTCGAACAGACTGCGCATTGCCGTGCTCTTCGGCGGGCGCTCCGCCGAGCATGACGTATCCGTGCTTTCGGCAACCAATGTCATGCGCGCGCTGGAACCCGAAAAATACGATGCGGTCCCGATCTTCATCACCCGCGAAGGGCAATGGCTGCTGAGCCGCTTCGAGAATGGCACGCTCTCAAAGCCGGTAAGCGGCACGGAAGTCTCGCTCGTGCCGGGCGGCAAGGGACGCATGCTGGCGATCCCGGCCGATGGCGCGCCCTATGCGCTGCCGGAGATCGGTGCTCTCTTTCCGGTGCTGCATGGCCTCCACGGCGAGGATGGTGCCGTGCAGGGACTCGCCGAGGTAGCCTGCGTGCCGCTCGTCGGCTGTGGCATTCTCGGTTCCGCCACCGCGCTCGACAAGGACATCGCCAAGCGGCTCCTCCACGAGGCGGACCTGCCGACCGCGCGGTCCGTCACCATCCACCAGGGTGCAGCACCAACCTTGGCCGAGCTTCAACGCGCGCTCGGGCTTCCGCTTTTCATCAAGCCCGCACGCCAGGGCTCCTCCGTCGGCGTCAGCAAGGTTGCGACCGAAGGGGACTACACGGCCGCACTTGAGGAGGGTTTCAGGCACGACCGCAAGCTCCTGGCCGAAGAGTTCATCCGCGGCCGCGAGATCGAGTTGAGCGTGCTGGAGGATCCGGAAGGCGGCCTCTTCGTTTCCCGCCCCGGCGAGATCGTGCCGGCCGAAAGCCACGGTTTCTACAGCTACGACGCCAAATATATCGACGAGGATGGCGCGGCGCTGAAGGTGCCGGCGGAGCTGCCGGAAGAGATCGAAGTCCGCATCCGCGCAACGGCCGCGATGGCCTTCCGGGCGGTCGGCTGCGACGGCATGGCGCGCGTCGATTTCTTCCTGACGCCGGACATGCGCTTCCTCATCAACGAGCTCAACACCATTCCCGGCTTCACCGACATCAGCATGTATCCGAAGGCGATGGCCGCAAGCGGCGTCAGCTATGCCGAGCTCATCGACCGGCTGGTGGCGCACGGGCTGGCGCGCGCCGGTCTAACTCCTTGAAATTGCGCATTCCGTACCGCAGTGCGGTCCTGCGTTTGGCAGTCACTGTTTTCGCCCATCCTTGGGAAACCGTGCTGCGACGCCCGCCACTACATCTTCAACGATCTCCTGCAGTTCCGCTAGCTCGCAACCGTCGCGCGCCTGGATCGAAATACCCTGCATGACGGCAGCCAGATGGCGCGCCAAGCGCTGAACCTCGTCCACGCGGGCAAAGGGCTGGAGCGCTTCCGCAATCCGCTCGCGCATAGCATCACGCCGCGTGGCCGCGTCGCGGGCGAGCGGGGCATGTTCCGGATGACAAGCGACCATACCGCTTGAGATCAGGCAGCCACGTTCACGGTGAGGGTCGGTTACGGCTCTCACGGCTCCCTCGAGCAATACTCGTACTGCGTCCGCCAGCGCCCCCCCCGATTTGATGGATGCCACATCCAGGCATCCGAGCGTCTGCTCGTAGCGTGCAACCGCTTCCCGGTAGAGATCCGCCTTGCTGCCAAAGGCAGCGTAGAGGCTTGGAGGCGCTATCCCTATCTCCGTCGTGAGATCACCGATCGACACCCCTTCATAGCCGTGCCGCCAGAACAGCCGCATCGCGGTCTCGACCGCCTTTTGTCGGTCGAAACTCCAAGGTCGTCCGCCGCGTGATTTTGCTTTGCTTTCCATAGCGGCCACTAAACAACCCTTGACAGGCGAAGTCAAGTAGGTTGAATAGCGTTCGCTAAACAACGCGGAGCAACACTCATGAATCACTCGAGACGTACCTTCCTCGCCGGCGCGGCCGGCCTCGCCACCTTGGCCATCGAAGCCGCCCATGCCGCGCGGCAAGCTCATGCGGCATCCGCCGGCAGCGCTGCCCCTCGGTCGAAGGCCGATGGAGCGCCTGCGGCAGCGCGCGAGCCATTCGTCGTCCGCTCGGCGGATGGCGTGATGCTGACAGGCGAGGCGCAGGGCGACAGCCAGGCGCCGGAGGTCCTGTTCATCCATGGCCTGCGTCAGAGCCGCCTGAGCTGGGAAAAGCAGTTCGCCGATCCTGCGCTGGCGGGCTTTCGCATGGCGAGCTTCGACCTTCGCGGCCATGGCGATTCCGACAAGCCGACTGCACTCGACGCCTATTCCGATGCCGATCGATG
Coding sequences within:
- a CDS encoding D-alanine--D-alanine ligase family protein — translated: MATSSNRLRIAVLFGGRSAEHDVSVLSATNVMRALEPEKYDAVPIFITREGQWLLSRFENGTLSKPVSGTEVSLVPGGKGRMLAIPADGAPYALPEIGALFPVLHGLHGEDGAVQGLAEVACVPLVGCGILGSATALDKDIAKRLLHEADLPTARSVTIHQGAAPTLAELQRALGLPLFIKPARQGSSVGVSKVATEGDYTAALEEGFRHDRKLLAEEFIRGREIELSVLEDPEGGLFVSRPGEIVPAESHGFYSYDAKYIDEDGAALKVPAELPEEIEVRIRATAAMAFRAVGCDGMARVDFFLTPDMRFLINELNTIPGFTDISMYPKAMAASGVSYAELIDRLVAHGLARAGLTP
- a CDS encoding TetR/AcrR family transcriptional regulator — protein: MESKAKSRGGRPWSFDRQKAVETAMRLFWRHGYEGVSIGDLTTEIGIAPPSLYAAFGSKADLYREAVARYEQTLGCLDVASIKSGGALADAVRVLLEGAVRAVTDPHRERGCLISSGMVACHPEHAPLARDAATRRDAMRERIAEALQPFARVDEVQRLARHLAAVMQGISIQARDGCELAELQEIVEDVVAGVAARFPKDGRKQ
- a CDS encoding tetratricopeptide repeat protein: MTIDVIGYSREFKKIRKNWNRVYLSDPESHPLLSWSWLNEYLSRREQWFILAFGQEQTDHRYDAFLPLEVTTLQDDDTGLFSDQLLMIGNRDSGESGFLCMPGLENAAADAFAGFLMSESWTSMRFERCEPSSARLEHLLQAFPDGPLSRSSEDRARGEIDKGPVHSVLIRTRTGRNLHDRLNRRSVGFVFERAMALHAEGKLDVAEAGYRQVIRTIPGHVQARYALAQLYSDRGDHAEAEYLYRGLLATLPDADEILHRLGDTQMEQGSYGEASKTFEKLVGRHPHRGILRYKLAVTLLAAGRRDTAIAVFLSFDEVASDDSDHIRCKLKAREVLRRLEPVCGMEEQSEVQQQRISFEPTGLLFGYSVPVAVPSARFQTLAPWLLEPSLPSGAWAHLHARSGDRDCKCSRLKH